One bacterium genomic region harbors:
- a CDS encoding DUF1761 domain-containing protein — MINYWAVLFAAMSSMVVGTIWYGPLLGKQWMKLSGVDKVPQNKRLSMNVYFASLFVLSLVMAYVIAHVAYMAHSFFNNSFLQDSTLTALWLWLGIALTRTVAIDFSEARAREVTLINVGNQLVTMLVAGLIIGLLPA, encoded by the coding sequence ATGATAAATTATTGGGCAGTACTCTTCGCTGCGATGAGCAGCATGGTCGTTGGGACAATCTGGTACGGCCCGCTCCTCGGAAAACAGTGGATGAAATTATCTGGAGTTGATAAAGTTCCACAAAACAAGCGACTGTCGATGAATGTATACTTCGCTAGTTTGTTTGTCTTGTCGCTTGTAATGGCATACGTGATCGCACATGTCGCATATATGGCACATAGTTTTTTCAACAATAGCTTCTTACAAGATTCAACACTTACTGCACTTTGGTTATGGCTCGGTATTGCGCTCACACGTACCGTCGCGATCGACTTCTCAGAAGCTCGTGCTCGAGAAGTTACGCTCATCAATGTCGGCAATCAGCTCGTTACCATGCTGGTGGCGGGGCTCATCATTGGGCTGCTGCCAGCCTAA